From a region of the Bradysia coprophila strain Holo2 chromosome X unlocalized genomic scaffold, BU_Bcop_v1 contig_173, whole genome shotgun sequence genome:
- the LOC119068126 gene encoding uncharacterized protein LOC119068126: MSSVVKCNKLEIFPLDDGYICSMNVDIRDECVASLKQRLLQTVIILDRSGSMGQSVHRVVNEMLPIFFKRLHYSPDDIIHLITFDSVCELLTQRVDDFGKLPINCRGCTNMTLAVHKFQELFSTLDMNIPVRVLTISDGDVDSQVATKRAGDNLAKFISDFQVPINSQAMRLFTSENQPDTTALCSMLQINNTIATRLLDASAYSLSEYITPLVELFSSDGFSNGLSIMAEKPVFLNLPWENEGLNRLIVRTGQNVFWMKNTIPNDVRIEGEAVNVILEPTLTHAKFYSLLTHKMPFIVDNMKILRVLGTDKATETAKVILEYFNKAEDSFAIEKEEPTDNAMNLKARVRKMIASRRKTFSNLLASIANDDNISKLNSAQKADYLRQVDMSQNSRGLARRAVKEGLNFDEIARNEVLAMAQHFHKIADIDDTNHEISFFSQDTTLGGIKTLVELSQDDHFQTFSVHEIIEILNLVGVACSGPIGDYPDPSTWKVKEIFLGCNVSLSDILVAYNQSNGESLRVPAIDKEITNVIPVFDDARIGHFLKKYAPSLLEYTFSIGMRRIIADVPMTIGYTMCAGIWKMFYELNKSRTSLHLEIFKKFITTFDNFVGRYFDHINPLLRDQKCENRMFYLANNGIPNMMSPLIRIYKENDAEKLKLVPAILRSLYSFEVWHAIRRLYKKSEDADLTCHNILYKLLGIDMSKKVKVMPPFVDEPRDIKFYDEANQINYEYLDELAKPIFFVNYLTLIPKYLKMIITDSDSVKDIATLSRRTILEALDVEYEYKEFVLFNVFQALRFSTRALREDTDSEEMKIADPKDHDECMEEIKSYIRKQYEQDYVQQLQEKSKIENERMGDHIASKILGAETYDEVISIWRNGLIRNNVTYKISTPSSAGFKTLLHDLFRKKVVPQRINIVKCLLLGVDDKDEAVWNHGGVCFSINLIDMKANFVKFGSWEEWNAIMVEYKKKGKHIYREHKNNQHGHGNDKPSFWAMGYSTMVEFRDTVSLSEFKKYCKNHRQCCGVRNLEDDFLKSLDDDT, encoded by the exons atgtcgagtgttgtaaagtgcaataaattggaaatttttccCTTGGACGATGGATACATTTGCTCGATGAATGTCGATATCCGTGACGAATGTGTGGCTTCATTGAAACAAAGATTACTACAAACCGTCATCATTCTCGATCGATCTGGTTCCATGGGACAATCCGTTCATAGGGTTGTCAATGAAATGCtgccaatttttttcaaacgatTGCATTACAGTCCTGATGATATTATTCACCTTATTACGTTTGATTCCGTCTGTGAACTCTTAACTCAAAGGGTTGACGATTTTGGAAAGTTGCCCATAAATTGCAGGGGTTGCACAAATATGACGTTGGCAGTGCACAAGTTCCAAGAACTTTTTTCGACCTTGGATATGAACATTCCAGTGAGGGTTTTAACCATTTCAGATGGAGACGTGGACAGTCAGGTCGCTACAAAACGAGCTGGTGACAACCtggcaaaatttatttccgatTTTCAAGTGCCCATTAACTCACAGGCAATGCGGTTGTTTACATCTGAG AATCAACCAGACACAACGGCTCTTTGCAGCATGTTACAGATAAATAATACAATAGCCACTCGTCTTTTAGATGCGTCTGCATATTCGCTATCTGAATACATTACACCATTGGTTGAGCTTTTCAGTTCTGACGGTTTTTCAAACGGACTTTCAATCATGGCAGAGAAACcagtttttcttaatttacCTTGGGAAAATGAAGGACTGAATAGGTTGATTGTCCGAACAGGTCAGAATGTGTTTTGGATGAAAAACACAATTCCTAATGATGTCCGAATCGAGGGTGAAGCGGTGAACGTGATTTTGGAACCAACTTTGACTCATGCTAAGTTCTATTCACTTCTAACACATAAAATGCCATTTATCGTCGACAATATGAAAATCTTGAGAGTTCTTGGTACAGACAAGGCAACCGAAACAGCCAAAGTAATTCTAGAGTATTTTAATAAGGCGGAAGATAGCTTCGCTATTGAGAAAGAAGAGCCTACGGACAATGCCATGAATTTGAAGGCTCGCGTGAGGAAAATGATCGCTTCGCgccgaaaaactttttctaatCTTCTAGCAAGTATCGCCAACGACGATAACATTTCCAAACTAAATTCCGCTCAGAAAGCAGACTATTTGCGTCAGGTGGACATGTCTCAAAACAGTCGTGGCCTTGCTCGCAGGGCTGTAAAAGAAGGTCttaactttgatgaaattgcCCGGaacgaagttttggcgatggCCCAGCATTTCCATAAGATTGCAGACATCGACGATACCAACCATGAAATCTCGTTCTTCTCCCAAGACACAACTCTCGGTGGTATCAAAACGTTAGTGGAACTATCACAAGACGATCATTTCCAGACATTCAGCGTGCACGAAATCATCGAAATTTTGAATCTCGTCGGAGTAGCTTGTAGTGGGCCAATCGGAGATTATCCTGATCCATCGACATGGAAAGTGAAGGAGATATTTTTGGGTTGCAACGTCAGTTTATCAGATATTTTGGTCGCCTACAATCAATCGAATGGAGAAAGTTTGAGAGTACCTGCCATCGACAAAGAAATCACCAATGTCATCCCAGTGTTCGATGATGCTAGGATTGGTCACTTCTTAAAGAAATATGCTCCATCGCTTTTGGAATACACTTTTTCGATTGGAATGAGACGGATCATTGCCGATGTTCCAATGACTATTGGCTACACAATGTGCGCGGGTATATGGAAAATGTTCTACGAACTGAACAAGAGCAGGACGTCATTGCATTTGGAaatattcaagaaattcattaCCACGTTCGACAACTTTGTCGGTAGATACTTTGACCACATTAATCCACTGTTGCGTGATCAGAAATGCgaaaatcgaatgttttaccTTGCTAACAATGGAATACCAAACATGATGAGCCCACTCATTcgaatttacaaagaaaacgATGCCGAAAAGCTGAAACTCGTTCCAGCTATACTCCGATCATTATATTCCTTTGAAGTGTGGCATGCTATTCGTCGTTTATATAAGAAGAGTGAAGACGCTGACCTAACTTGTCACAATATCCTCTACAAACTTTTGGGCATTGATATGTCAAAGAAAGTTAAAGTTATGCCACCATTTGTTGACGAGCCTCGCGACATAAAGTTCTACGATGAAGCGAATCAAATCAATTACGAATATCTGGACGAACTGGCgaaaccaatattttttgtcaattatttgaCTCTAATACCAAAATACTTGAAAATGATAATCACTGACTCGGATTCAGTCAAAGACATCGCAACTTTGAGCAGACGTACGATACTTGAAGCTCTTGATGTAGAATACGAATATAAAGAATTTGTGCTCTTCAACGTGTTCCAGGCACTTCGATTTAGCACACGAGCTCTCCGTGAAGACACTGATAGcgaagaaatgaaaatcgcTGATCCAAAGGATCACGACGAGTGTATGGAAGAGATAAAGAGTTACATCCGCAAGCAATATGAACAAGACTACGTGCAGCAATTGCaagaaaaatccaaaatcGAGAATGAAAGGATGGGCGATCACATCGCCTCAAAAATCCTCGGCGCTGAAACATATGACGAAGTTATTTCAATATGGCGCAACGGATTGATCAGAAACAATGTTACCTACAAAATTTCCACCCCATCAAGCGCTGGCTTTAAGACATTGCTCCACGACCTGTTTCGTAAGAAAGTCGTACCACAACGAATCAACATCGTAAAATGCCTTCTACTGGGCGTTGATGACAAAGACGAGGCAGTATGGAATCACGGAGGTGTATGTTTCTCGATCAACCTCATAGATATGAAAGCCAATTTTGTTAAGTTCGGTTCGTGGGAAGAATGGAATGCAATCATGGTTGAATACAAAAAGAAGGGAAAACACATTTATCGCGAACACAAGAACAATCAACATGGTCACGGTAACGATAAACCTTCATTTTGGGCTATGGGATATAGTACAATGGTTGAATTTCGTGACACCGTTTCTTTGAGtgaattcaagaaatattgcAAAAATCACCGACAATGCTGCGGCGTTCGCAATTTGGAAGATGATTTCCTAAAATCACTTGATGACGATACGTAA
- the LOC119068127 gene encoding uncharacterized protein LOC119068127, which produces MPITLDTPDKLEYNFHPVRSGIVNFKVRSPKDAHIALTSGPAESDPMVEVFIGGWENSKSVIRRNRTKPDVAETPTPGILNAGEFRGFWIRWSDGIITVGREGEVAAFLIWENPQPFAINFFGVCTGWGASGSWIIEDDNPYGGLSAQLQTGAGGAACWVPSTGGQVPVSAIAGGQDGETQYVARARHEGALIPGKLVPSHGVTYVAWGGGEHGHAEYEVLCGCSTMWVPVQGDAIPPQAQPAGETEGGEPLFVGRVNHEGSITIGKVQPSHGTCYISYGGQELAFQSYEVLLITS; this is translated from the exons atgccaatCA CACTCGATACACCTGATAAATTGGAATACAATTTCCATCCAGTACGAAGTGGAATCGTCAATTTCAAAGTTCGTTCGCCGAAAGATGCCCACATCGCATTAACTTCGGGTCCAGCCGAAAGTGATCCAATGGTCGAAGTTTTCATTGGTGGTTGGGAAAACTCAAAATCGGTTATTCGTAGAAATCGCACAAAGCCGGATGTTGCCGAAACTCCAACCCCAGGAATTTTGAATGCAGGAGAATTCCGTGGATTCTGGATTCGTTGGTCGGATGGG ATCATAACTGTAGGTAGAGAGGGAGAAGTTGCTGCATTTTTGATCTGGGAAAATCCACAACCATTCGCAATCAACTTCTTCGGTGTTTGCACAGGCTGGGGAGCTAGTGGCTCATGGATCATTGAAG ACGATAATCCCTACGGTGGTCTCTCTGCACAATTGCAAACTGGTGCCGGAGGAGCAGCTTGCTGGGTACCAAGTACTGGTGGTCAAGTGCCCGTCTCGGCTATTGCTGGTGGACAAGATGGTGAAACACAGTATGTTGCCAGAGCTCGTCACGAGGGTGCCCTTATTCCTGGAAAGTTAGTGCCATCTCATGGTGTAACTTATGTCGCCTGGGGCGGCGGAGAGCACGGACATGCAGAATATGAAGTCTTGTGCGGATGCAGTACAATGTGGGTTCCAGTGCAAGGAGATGCCATTCCACCGCAAGCACAGCCGGCTGGTGAAACGGAAGGTGGTGAACCTCTTTTCGTTGGACGGGTCAACCATGAAGGGTCAATAACTATTGGCAAAGTTCAG CCATCTCACGGAACTTGCTACATTTCGTATGGAGGACAAGAATTGGCCTTCCAAAGCTACGAAGTTTTGTTGATTACCAGTTAA